One Rhinoderma darwinii isolate aRhiDar2 unplaced genomic scaffold, aRhiDar2.hap1 Scaffold_439, whole genome shotgun sequence genomic window, cacactggtctggcgggaccttccgcgcctgcacactggtttggcgggaccttccgcgcctgcacactggtctggcgggaccttccgcgcctgcacactggtctggcgagaccttccgcgcctgcacactggtctggcgggaccttccgcgcctgcacactggtctggcgggaccttccgcgcctgcacactggtctggcgggaccttccgcgcctgcacacttgACAGCCGGTTTCTATTAACCATGGTTAGTATCTGTCTTTCAGATGTGAATAAAGTTACTATCAGGTAAAATAATCTACAAGGAAAAGGGGAATACTATAATAATTAAGAATTTTAGATGTCTCTGAAGATCCAGGATCTctgaggtaacttctaatatctgtaaaaacgtatattaggggtgtattcattcataaagggcatctgtcacaCTGACCACCCgtctgatctgttggcagcagattatatagcaggaggacctgagcagattgtgtctctccattcacttctataggagctACGGAAACCGCCTAACAaggccacccagaggtggagccgcatctatcagacatttctggcatatcctggggagagttgtccgtgttgggaatacccctttattccatgtggtgacggctctgagaagatgtttctctcaatgatcaataagtgaggttctgtatgtcacacatgatgtcccctgtatgatctccatcttctcctctcctcataaagacgtctgcagtactagatcctccagttcctccagttttctcatcttctcctccacaacgttccttctcctgaatgacccaccaagaatggacaaggacaggaatgagatgagcagaagaatattagacttcaccttggagatcatctacctgttgagcggagaggtaaacttttctacattatagaacaagtcccacatagggaagggacaatacataataggagaaatccagtgtcctgtataacaacgTCCAgatcttccaagtgacgtcaagaagctgaaggtcagccaccaatatggtcagttatgtgtcatgtcaccaatgcagcaatagtaatgtagagcaatgagaatgaccaggaaccaggaggatcaggatgacatctatatagaaacataggagatgacggcaggaggagagcacatggtccatctagtcccccccaATATTatatcctttttagttttggcctcgttctattttctcaatgtctttttgtaggtgaggtctccagtattacagatgtggggtcactagagctctatacagcggggtcacaatctccctctttctactgaggggggaatactgtgttcagttctctaagtgtctctctccatacacaggagtacacaatagtgaagaagacatcgggtgactgtacgactcccatcatccatgagtcaggaggatggagcagtagtcccatcacagagcctccccctcactcccggatacatgagaagaagatcttagaactgatctgcaagatgacggagctgctgactggagaggtgacactgctgggaatgctgggaaattctacagtaacagcactggaggtgtctgggtaatgactgtatcattgtgtgtgtcaggttcctataaggtgtcaggatgtcactgtctatctctccatggaggagtgggagtatctagaaggacacaaggatctgtacgaggaggtcatgatggaggactaccggccacgcacatcacaaggtgagaagagacagatatatattggcattactgtgggcacaggctggactggcggtcatgttgaggccttaataccgtcatgtgcagcacatatacacgtgtgtacaatgacatgtaatgtaggagctccacaatttCGGCTCCTTTTACATGACATTAGATCCCTGTGTTtcgtgctgccggctgctcataactctgcattacaggtcacattacattgtacagcgctggcggccgttctggatacaggagccatgaagACGAGCAGGACGCGctgtctcctaatgcagagttatgggcaGCCGGCAGCGTGGACTATGGGCAGTCCGTGCTGTAGTCAGAAGTAAACCTGGTAATACAAGTCATGTAGAAAGACGATTATCggcacactccggcagtataatagtttcctatataatgtcagtataatcggaggttctctttaatattacaagttctgggcactagattctggagatgggacgctgatccagggatttattctgatttccagatttggagtcggggaggagttttcccctaatta contains:
- the LOC142714054 gene encoding oocyte zinc finger protein XlCOF8.4-like isoform X1, translating into MISIFSSPHKDVCSTRSSSSSSFLIFSSTTFLLLNDPPRMDKDRNEMSRRILDFTLEIIYLLSGEEYTIVKKTSGDCTTPIIHESGGWSSSPITEPPPHSRIHEKKILELICKMTELLTGEVPIRCQDVTVYLSMEEWEYLEGHKDLYEEVMMEDYRPRTSQDLESGRSFPLIRQLSSTSWGFYLPLDQHGRIIDGSSRRNPPERCPSPLYSQDCPEENHNVPENHQGEDLTIIKTEDEEEERVRVDQPCKSEPEQEIPGGVTRVVTPILWSLPPKPSEIPMKTPPVMSRREIRIRL
- the LOC142714054 gene encoding uncharacterized protein LOC142714054 isoform X3; translation: MISIFSSPHKDVCSTRSSSSSSFLIFSSTTFLLLNDPPRMDKDRNEMSRRILDFTLEIIYLLSGEEYTIVKKTSGDCTTPIIHESGGWSSSPITEPPPHSRIHEKKILELICKMTELLTGEVPIRCQDVTVYLSMEEWEYLEGHKDLYEEVMMEDYRPRTSQDGSSRRNPPERCPSPLYSQDCPEENHNVPENHQGEDLTIIKTEDEEEERVRVDQPCKSEPEQEIPGGVTRVVTPILWSLPPKPSEIPMKTPPVMSRREIRIRL
- the LOC142714054 gene encoding oocyte zinc finger protein XlCOF8.4-like isoform X2; its protein translation is MISIFSSPHKDVCSTRSSSSSSFLIFSSTTFLLLNDPPRMDKDRNEMSRRILDFTLEIIYLLSGEEYTIVKKTSGDCTTPIIHESGGWSSSPITEPPPHSRIHEKKILELICKMTELLTGEVPIRCQDVTVYLSMEEWEYLEGHKDLYEEVMMEDYRPRTSQDLESGRSFPLIRQLSSTSWGFYLPLDQHGRIIDGSSRRNPPERCPSPLYSQDCPEENHNVPENHQGEDLTIIKTEDEEEERVRVDQPCKSEPEQEIPGGVTRAYCRRCLNTDPLHWTDCLHLSTQIFYCQ